A stretch of Heptranchias perlo isolate sHepPer1 chromosome 1, sHepPer1.hap1, whole genome shotgun sequence DNA encodes these proteins:
- the LOC137323311 gene encoding fatty acid-binding protein 1, liver-like, giving the protein MDFTGQYELQSQENVELFMKALGVPDDMIEKIKDLKSVTKIVQNGKDFIVAIQTGNQVLVNNFTLGHETHVETPAGEKVKAVMNLEGENKLVVNTKIITSVAEFNGDQLTNTITYGDIVYKRISKKIKDPDAEEDHL; this is encoded by the exons ATGGACTTCACTGGACAGTATGAACTCCAGAGCCAGGAAAATGTGGAACTATTTATGAAAGCTCTGG GAGTCCCAGATGACATGATTGAAAAAATCAAAGACCTCAAGAGTGTTACTAAAATTGTCCAAAATGGAAAAGACTTCATAGTTGCTATCCAAACTGGCAATCAAGTGCTTGTCAATAATTTTACCCTTGGACATGAGACACATGTAGAAACTCCTGCAGGAGAGAAGGTCAAG GCTGTAATGAACCTGGAAGGAGAGAATAAACTAGTAGTTAACACAAAAATCATTACTTCTGTTGCGGAATTCAATGGCGATCAGCTGACTAAT ACGATAACTTATGGTGACATTGTTTACAAGCGAATAAGCAAAAAAATTAAAGACCCTGATGCTGAAGAAGATCATCTGTAG